The Eschrichtius robustus isolate mEscRob2 chromosome 16, mEscRob2.pri, whole genome shotgun sequence DNA segment ggggtggggtcctcTCAGCACCCCCAACTTGACTGGGCCCCCCACCACTTTATGCTCCCTGTTGGAACTTTCATGTCCTCAGGCAGCTGCCACCCGAACCCCAGTCCCTGAAACAAACCACTTTTCTTTTGGAAGCCATCTGTGAGAACAAtggcctttatttaaaaaataaactttcttgTAACACGAGAAAGGATCACTGTGACTGCACCTCCTGTCCCCCCagatggggctgagaggtgggcagggtcacAGTCCTGCGAAGTCCCCTTTGTGCTGCTCCAGCCACTGGTCCAGCGTCCTGGCCTTGGGGTTGAGCCTCAGGCTCAGTTCGATGTTGCGGTCGGGTTTCAGGGCATAGAAACGGAACATGTTGGCCAGGTCCTGGGCGCCGGGGAAGCCAAGCTTCTCGTAGTCCTCGGGGCTTATCTGGAAGCAGAGGGGAGTCTCTAAGGGTCGATCGGCATCTGCAGCACCCTGACCACGCTGTTGACACCTCAGTTCCTACCCTGGTCCCCACTAAGTTCACCTGAAAACCAGTCTATTATAAAGATGAAACGTCAAAAACCACTGTTCTAGGGCAATTTAAATCCTGTTCTTCCAAGATCACGAGATGAAAACTCAGTCCTTTCCAAATCAGAACTATGCTTATGTCACTTCTTGCTCAAAAAACCAAAGTTGTTCCCCTTTCCTGACCAAACTGAATCTTAACTCCTCAGCTTCCAAATCCTCCATGACTGCCTCAGGCTTTCTTTGTTTAGAGAGTAATACGCAACCATTTAGTGCATGCTTTCTAGTGCATTCATTGTGCCAAGGGAGCGTTTACAGCAATTGTTCCAttcaatcctcacagcagcccgaGGAGGGGGATACTCTCCAtacacccactttacagatgaggaaactgaggcagagaggggtCAGGGGCTGGGCCTCCAGTCACACAGGGGTGGGTGTTAAGGGCTGGGAGCAAGATCTGAGTCCAAGGTCTGACTGGCCCAAAATGCGTCCTGCCGTGGCCTTTCCCCCATCATTGCTCTGCTTGGGTCTGGGGGGCGCTCTACAGGTGGTTTTTGTCATTTAATGACTTGGAGTAGCCCAGATTTTCATAATGAGAAACAAGGAACAAGGCACCTGGGGGTCTGGACAGGAAGACAGAGTAGGCATGGGGAGACCAGGATGGGGGCCTACTCcggcctccttcccctccccgagAGAAGCCCAAGACACCCTGCGTTTTCCCTCCTTGCTTTGGCCCCTACTGTCCCCTCTTCCTGGAACCCTTCCTTGCCATTTGATCAACTGACAAAACCAGAAGTTTCACTCAGCGGCCACACCTGGCTCCTAAGAACAGCACGACATAAACGTTCACAGTGAGAATGAATTTGGCTTTACGTTGCTCAGAGCGCTGGGGCAGCTCTAGATGCCCCTTCCCTTCTACCCGCAAAGCCCCTCTGACCACGGCTGCCAAGTCCCAGCCTGGGCCCTCCACCTTGGCATCTCGCACGGTCTTCCTGGTGTGCCTGGAGAGCAAGGCGGCGTACTCCTCCACCGTGTGCCTGCAGGTGCTGAGCCCGATGTTCCGGCCGATGTAGTCTTCAGGCATCTTCAGCAGGCTGAGCACCACGGGGCCCAGGTCGGACACAGACATGCCGTCCATGGGCACGTCACCCATGGGCAagcctgggagggagagagggacatgCTGGCATGCATCTCTGAGGGGTCAGTCCCCACCGGCCAGTCGACTGGATGTGTGCACAGGCCAGCACCTGGCACGAGGCAGACACCCATGGTGCCAGCAAGAGAAATGAGTCAGGAAATGGGACACGATCGAGCTCTGCCACCCGGCAGGCCATTCAAACCCTGGGAGCCCGGCTGTGCCCTTCCCGAGGCGGGGAGAACCCTGGGCCTGCCGCCCCTCAGGCCTGAGACGGGAacaaggggaaggagaggaaggggcttTGATAGGCACCTCTGAGAACGGGAGCTCCCAGCGTTCAGGCCCCCGTACACTTCGTCAAACCTGAATCTCTGATAGGGATGCCTGTGGTGGGGGGTGCTCCAAACGCCAGCTCCACCGGCAGGAATGCTCGGTCAGCTGAGGCCAGGGCTGACCCCAGAGCAGCATGACGGGTGCTGATAAACATGTTAAATTAACGAGTGACTCCACCTGCCGAGGTATGGTCTTGGGGATGGAGAGGCAGAGCTGTGTCCTGATGAGGCACCTGGAGCCCTCGGGCCCTGCCCTATAAAATTTCCGTGGCTGCCCATTCAGACGGCCCGGGGAGCCTGCGGGGGTGGAGCCTGTTCCAACTTACAGATGGAACACAGGTGAATCTCTAATTACAGCTTTTGCAAACTGTAAAGGGAGATACCGGTGCGCCAACACAAGGACGAGACTGCTCACCAGCAGGCAGGACCCAAGCGAGGGTGAGCGGCGTTCACGCAGaggtgaggggctgggagggctcAGACCCCTCCTGCTCCGCCTGCTGAGCCACCTGCATTAACCCACTGCCCCGCCAGCAGGACACAGGTCGTACGTGGTTCCCTCCAGGCTGTTTACAGATTTGCAAACAgatgttgagaagaaagtgctttCCTACTTCAGGAAATCCACAATTGGACCTCGCCTTCCAAATCCTCTCCTTATTTGTGAAGCAGTAACGATAAGCACACACTCTCCGTAAAGCTCTCCGACAGACAAAGCACTGCATCCCCAGGCTCGGCAGATTTTCCCATGGCCCCGGGGAAGTCCGAGTCATGCCCATCTCATGGGACAGGACGCAGAGGCCCAGCATGGTCACACGCGTTGCTCGCAGTCACAGCCTAACGTGAGCGAGCCAGAGCTTGGACCCAGAGCCCTCTGAGGACAAGCCCAGTGGGCCACCATGGCTCCACACGGTGAGAGGAGACGCCCGAGGAAGCAGGGAGGGCACTCACTCAGCAAGTAGCTCTTTCCATCTGGGGCTTTCTGGggcaggaagaaggagaggaggtTCTCGAAATAGCAGGGCAGCCGCACGCTGGTCATGGGGACACCAATGTCCCGGAAATATTCCTCTACCTCCCCTTTGCCGTCAAAGTGTCCCGCTGCCAGTCTCCCTGCTGTCAGCTTCTTGATGTTCTCCAGGCCACTGTAGACCACGTAGTGCAGTCCCAGGCGCTTGGCCAGATCGGCCAGCAGCTTTCCCTGGTGGGCAGGGAAGGAGAAACCACAAAGCTCAGAGGGAGGATGTGTGTCCCCATCACGGCACTggctctcccaccccagaggccACTGTGCCCGGTGCCAAGAGCCCTCTTATAAGGCTCCCTCTTCCGTGTGCGGCTCACATGGCGCCACACGCTCTGCCACGGGATTATAAGCTTCCCACCACCCGCATAGCCTTAGCGCCCCTTCTCTAGATCATCTGGGTCGTTCCACCTTCCAGTGTGCTGGACTGCGGCCCACCATGTGCCACCTGGGAGGGTGCGCACAGAGGCTTCCCGCCTCTGCCTGCTCTCAGAGAGCATCTTGTCCCCGTGCTGGGCCGTCTTCCTGGGAGAGCCCCAACCATCCCCTAGGGAAGTGCTACGGCTCAGCAGTTAAGCACACAACACACACCACCTGGGTTCTGGACCAGCTGTGCCATCCAGGACAAGGGGTCTGTTTTGGCCTTGTCGGTTAAATGGGGACAGAAACACGACCTGCTGCACAAGGCTGTGTAGGGCGCTGGATGGTGGCCTCCCAAAATATATGTCCACGTCCCAAACCCCAGAACTTGTGAATGTCACATCATTTGGAAAAAGATCTCTGCAGATATTTTTGTTAAGGAACTTGAGacgagatcatcctggattacccTCATGGGCCCTCAACCCAATGACGAGTGTCCTTATGAGAGATGGAAGAGGAGACACAAAGAGGAGAGGCCTTGTGTAAACAGAAGCAGAGCCCGGAGTGATGTGGCCTCACGGAGAGCTGGTACCACTGGgcgctggaagaggcaagaattGGAACCTCCCTTGGAGCCTCCAGACAGGGCAGGGCCAACACCTTGCTGTtggactcctggcctccagaatggggagagaataaattcctgttgttttaagccacctggcTTGGGGTCATTTGTTATGGCTCAGGAGGTCAGGTTGACGAGATCTGCGTGAACCAGAAAAGCTGTCTCTGTCCGCTCTCTGAGATGGGCTTCCATGTAAGACTGCAACTGAAGAAAGGCTCAGGGCTAAAAACAAGTTTGGAGACCAGTGGTCCGGTCCAGTCTCCCTTTATTGTACACGGGAGGAAAGACAGACCAGTGCAGGGAAGTCACGTCCACAGCCGCAACGGTGGGGAGCTGTGGACGAGGCAAGACTGAAAGCCGACAGGCACGGGTCTCAGCCCAGTGCCTTTGCTGTGGCACCAGTCATACCTTCCACAAATACCTGAGTGCCTGCTACGTGACAGGCCCACCGCAAGTGTCCCCACCTTCCAAGAGACTTTAAAAAGATGCATGTTTGTCTcacatccctccccccaccacctggGCTCAATAACCACCCAACCAGAGAGAAGCTGGgtggaaaacagaataaagagaaacagaaaacatctgaAAGGGGACATCGAGGACTTTTTGGAATGATGAAGATGTATTATATTTTGATTAGAATGGTAGTTACATgggtatatttattttcaaatttcattaaattgtacaattaaaaagtttactttttatttatttatttatttatttttggctgcactgggtcttcgctgctgtgtgtgggctttctctagttgcggagagcgggggctactctttgttgcggtgcacaggcttctcattgcggtggctcctcttgttgcggagcacgggctctaggtgcacgggcttcagtagttgtggcatgcgggctcagtagttgtgcttgcgggctctagagcgcaggctcagtcgttgtggtgcacgggcttagttgctctgtggcatgtggggtcttcctggcccagggatcaaacccacgttccctgcattggcaggcagattcttaaccactgcaccagcagggaagtccctacatttgattttaagaaaattatgggTCAATAGAGTTTTTTAGAAAGTGTAAAGAGTCACTGGATGACACAAAGCAGattgtggttgcctggggctgaggaagggaggaatggggagtgaccaCTACCAGGTATGGTGTTTCTTTTGGGGTggtgaaatgttctggaattaggtagTGATAATggctgcacaactttgtgaatgttaaaaaccactgaattgtacactttaaaagggggaacagggacttccttggtggtccagtggttaagaatgagccttcc contains these protein-coding regions:
- the NMRAL1 gene encoding nmrA-like family domain-containing protein 1, whose amino-acid sequence is MADKKLVVVFGATGAQGGSVARTLLEDGTFRVRVVTRDPGQRAAKELRLQGAEVVEGDQDDEASMELALIGAHATFIVTNYWENCSQEQEVKQGKLLADLAKRLGLHYVVYSGLENIKKLTAGRLAAGHFDGKGEVEEYFRDIGVPMTSVRLPCYFENLLSFFLPQKAPDGKSYLLSLPMGDVPMDGMSVSDLGPVVLSLLKMPEDYIGRNIGLSTCRHTVEEYAALLSRHTRKTVRDAKISPEDYEKLGFPGAQDLANMFRFYALKPDRNIELSLRLNPKARTLDQWLEQHKGDFAGL